From one Acidimicrobiales bacterium genomic stretch:
- a CDS encoding ABC transporter ATP-binding protein, with the protein MTLLEVRDVDVHFGGVKALQGVSLAAEEGTVTGLIGPNGAGKTTLFNVICGLQEADRGQVLLGGQDIGTRRAYQRARLGIARTFQRLEVFGSLTARDNILVAAEVHRSWTRTRYDPKEVAEQILERVGIRNVADEQVDSLPTGLARLVELGRALATQPRLLLLDEPSSGLDESESEDFGRLLRDLASEGLGVLLVEHDIDLVMSVCSTIHVLDFGSILAVGSPGQVQADERVKAAYLGVEAGVELPAAGA; encoded by the coding sequence GTGACGCTTCTGGAGGTCAGAGACGTCGACGTGCACTTCGGCGGCGTCAAGGCGTTGCAGGGCGTGAGCCTTGCAGCCGAGGAGGGCACCGTCACCGGCCTGATCGGACCCAACGGCGCGGGCAAGACCACGCTCTTCAACGTCATTTGTGGCCTACAGGAGGCCGACCGGGGGCAGGTCCTGCTCGGCGGCCAGGACATCGGGACCAGGCGGGCCTACCAGCGCGCCCGTCTCGGTATCGCACGGACATTTCAACGCCTGGAAGTGTTCGGTTCCCTCACCGCACGTGACAACATCCTCGTCGCCGCCGAGGTGCACCGCTCCTGGACGCGGACGCGCTATGACCCGAAGGAAGTAGCCGAGCAGATCCTCGAACGGGTGGGCATTCGCAACGTCGCCGACGAGCAAGTCGACTCTCTTCCGACCGGGCTCGCCCGGCTCGTTGAGCTCGGACGAGCTTTGGCGACGCAACCCAGGCTTCTTCTTCTCGACGAACCGTCGTCCGGTTTGGACGAGTCGGAGTCCGAGGACTTCGGTCGGCTCCTTCGCGATCTTGCGTCCGAGGGTCTCGGCGTCCTTCTCGTGGAGCACGACATAGATCTGGTCATGTCGGTCTGCTCGACGATTCATGTCCTGGATTTCGGTTCAATACTTGCGGTGGGAAGCCCCGGCCAGGTCCAGGCCGACGAACGGGTGAAGGCGGCCTATCTGGGGGTGGAAGCCGGCGTCGAGCTGCCCGCGGCCGGGGCGTAG
- a CDS encoding nitronate monooxygenase family protein produces the protein MKTEICEMLGIEFPIFAFTHCRDVAAAVSRAGGMGVLGALAFSPEQLEIELSWIDEHCGGKPYGVDVVMPVKSADREAGLHDERQLADQLRGMISQAHWDYVEKILADHGVPPLPEEQDSGSAGDPLSSGVLGWTEATGTPLIDVALAHPISLLASALGPPPKEAIDRAHDQGVKVAALIGRVEQAVRDVQKGVDIIIAQGYEAGGHTGEVASMVLVPDVVDAVAPVPVLAAGGIATGRQMAAAMALGAQGVWTGSIWLTVTEANTSDIALDKLLAATSSDTVRSRALTGKPARQLRTAWTEAWEAPESPGTLPMPLQFILNNYAMRRIQRSGNRELTGMPVGQVVSRMNNVRPSKDLIYDIIEEYIDTMNRLSTTVDAG, from the coding sequence GTGAAGACCGAGATTTGCGAGATGCTCGGGATCGAGTTCCCGATCTTCGCGTTCACCCATTGCCGCGACGTGGCCGCGGCGGTCAGCCGGGCAGGCGGGATGGGCGTTCTTGGCGCGCTCGCGTTCTCGCCGGAGCAGCTGGAGATCGAGCTGTCGTGGATCGACGAGCACTGCGGGGGCAAGCCGTACGGGGTCGACGTGGTCATGCCGGTCAAGAGCGCCGACCGGGAGGCCGGCCTGCACGACGAACGCCAGCTTGCCGATCAGCTGCGGGGAATGATCAGCCAGGCGCACTGGGATTACGTCGAGAAGATCCTCGCCGACCACGGAGTCCCGCCCCTGCCGGAGGAGCAGGACTCAGGTTCCGCCGGTGACCCGCTCAGCTCGGGAGTGCTCGGTTGGACCGAGGCGACGGGAACGCCGCTGATCGACGTTGCGCTGGCCCACCCGATCTCCCTGCTGGCCAGCGCGCTCGGACCCCCTCCGAAGGAAGCCATCGACCGCGCTCACGACCAGGGAGTCAAGGTCGCCGCCCTCATAGGCCGCGTCGAGCAGGCGGTCCGGGACGTTCAGAAAGGCGTGGACATCATCATCGCCCAGGGGTACGAAGCGGGCGGTCACACCGGAGAAGTGGCGAGCATGGTTCTCGTCCCTGACGTCGTCGACGCGGTCGCGCCCGTGCCCGTTCTGGCCGCTGGAGGCATCGCCACGGGCCGGCAGATGGCCGCGGCGATGGCCCTCGGCGCCCAGGGCGTGTGGACCGGCTCGATCTGGCTGACAGTCACCGAGGCAAACACCAGCGACATCGCTCTCGACAAACTCCTCGCAGCAACCTCGAGCGACACGGTCCGGTCGCGCGCCCTCACCGGAAAGCCAGCCCGTCAGCTCCGCACCGCCTGGACCGAGGCCTGGGAGGCGCCCGAGTCGCCCGGCACGCTGCCGATGCCGCTTCAGTTCATTCTGAACAACTACGCCATGCGCAGAATTCAGCGTTCCGGCAATCGGGAACTGACGGGCATGCCGGTCGGCCAGGTGGTCAGCCGGATGAACAACGTCCGACCCAGCAAGGACCTGATCTACGACATCATCGAGGAGTACATCGACACGATGAACCGGCTGTCAACAACTGTTGACGCCGGCTAA
- a CDS encoding M20 family metallopeptidase, translating into MSHTVDKPAGDARESTVDTGLLGDAGRILNQAVALRRRIHSHPETGLELPRTQELILEELDSMGVGATTGHTLSSVVSVIEGDQPGPTTLLRADMDALEMPEDTDLPFASEVDGKMHACGHDAHVAMLLGATRVLHDHRKDLRGKVILMFQPGEEGHGGAKVMLDEGLLTANGKVDRAFAIHISSIVPSGFVTCRPGTILASSDEFRITVTGAGGHASMPHDACDPVPVACEIVTALQAMVTRRVPAFDPAVVTVTKVQAGTAFNVIPEIVECEGTVRAVSEGTRTLAIGLIKQVAENVAAAHGCRATVEMVELNYPVTVNDREAAERTLSVARGLIGDRAVPMPSPAMGAEDFSYLLQAVPGAMAILGAWPPGVERPAPNHSNRMVIDEPAMATGIALYAAMALT; encoded by the coding sequence GTGAGCCACACCGTTGACAAACCAGCGGGTGACGCCCGGGAGAGCACCGTCGACACGGGGCTCCTCGGAGACGCGGGGCGGATCCTGAATCAGGCCGTGGCCCTCCGGCGGCGCATCCACTCGCATCCCGAGACGGGGCTGGAGCTCCCGCGCACCCAGGAACTGATTCTCGAGGAGCTCGACTCGATGGGGGTCGGCGCTACCACGGGACATACCCTTTCGTCGGTGGTCAGCGTGATCGAGGGTGACCAGCCGGGCCCGACGACGCTGCTACGAGCGGACATGGACGCTCTCGAAATGCCCGAGGACACCGACCTACCGTTCGCTTCGGAAGTTGACGGGAAGATGCACGCGTGCGGCCACGACGCGCACGTAGCGATGCTCCTCGGGGCGACAAGGGTTCTGCACGACCACCGCAAAGACCTTCGCGGCAAGGTCATCCTGATGTTTCAGCCAGGCGAGGAGGGCCACGGCGGCGCCAAGGTCATGCTCGACGAGGGACTGCTCACCGCCAACGGAAAGGTTGACCGAGCTTTCGCGATCCACATCTCGTCGATCGTCCCGAGCGGGTTCGTCACCTGCCGGCCCGGCACGATCCTGGCCTCGTCGGACGAGTTCCGGATCACGGTCACCGGCGCGGGCGGCCACGCCTCGATGCCGCATGACGCGTGCGACCCGGTCCCGGTCGCGTGCGAGATCGTGACCGCGCTCCAAGCGATGGTCACCCGGCGCGTGCCTGCCTTCGACCCTGCGGTCGTGACGGTGACCAAGGTCCAGGCCGGTACCGCTTTCAACGTCATCCCCGAGATCGTGGAATGCGAAGGGACGGTTCGAGCGGTGTCCGAGGGGACGAGAACTCTCGCAATCGGCTTGATCAAACAGGTTGCGGAGAACGTCGCCGCCGCGCACGGTTGCCGAGCGACCGTCGAGATGGTCGAGCTCAACTACCCGGTCACGGTCAACGACCGCGAAGCCGCCGAACGAACCCTTTCTGTGGCCCGGGGACTAATCGGCGACAGGGCGGTGCCGATGCCCAGTCCGGCGATGGGAGCGGAGGACTTCTCGTATCTCCTACAGGCCGTGCCGGGAGCGATGGCGATCCTCGGCGCCTGGCCGCCGGGGGTCGAGCGGCCCGCGCCGAACCACTCCAACCGGATGGTCATCGATGAGCCGGCGATGGCGACCGGTATTGCGCTGTACGCGGCAATGGCTCTGACATGA
- a CDS encoding enoyl-CoA hydratase/isomerase family protein, producing the protein MDFSSFQQLAFERHDRGILQITINRPEKYNATDETLHTELAKVWLDVDADSDTRVAVITGAGKAFSAGGDYGMIGRMVGNYERVTEMLTEMADMVYNVLNCSKPIVSAINGAAVGAGLVVALTADISICAEDAVLGDGHVKLGVAAGDHAAIIWPLLAGMAKARYYLLTGEMLTGAEAERIGMVSMCVPSDQVLPKAMAVASTLAEGSQLALRFTKKALNNWVKQAGPIFEQSAAYEMLTFMGPDVAEGLAALQERRSPRFPSGQ; encoded by the coding sequence ATGGACTTCTCTAGCTTCCAGCAGCTCGCGTTCGAGCGGCACGACCGCGGGATCCTCCAGATCACCATCAACCGCCCGGAAAAGTACAACGCAACCGACGAAACGCTTCACACCGAGCTGGCGAAGGTATGGCTGGATGTCGACGCCGACTCCGACACGCGGGTCGCGGTGATCACCGGTGCAGGGAAGGCGTTCTCGGCTGGAGGGGACTACGGGATGATCGGCCGCATGGTCGGTAATTACGAGAGGGTCACCGAGATGCTTACCGAGATGGCCGACATGGTCTACAACGTCCTGAACTGCTCGAAGCCGATCGTGTCTGCGATCAACGGCGCCGCGGTCGGCGCCGGCCTGGTGGTCGCGCTGACCGCGGACATCTCGATCTGCGCCGAGGACGCGGTTCTCGGGGACGGCCACGTAAAGCTCGGTGTCGCCGCCGGAGATCACGCGGCCATCATCTGGCCGCTTCTGGCCGGCATGGCCAAGGCGCGTTACTACCTTCTGACGGGGGAGATGCTTACCGGCGCCGAGGCCGAACGCATCGGAATGGTGAGTATGTGCGTGCCGAGCGACCAGGTCTTGCCCAAGGCGATGGCCGTGGCGTCGACGCTCGCAGAAGGATCGCAGCTGGCGTTGCGGTTCACCAAGAAGGCGCTCAACAACTGGGTCAAGCAGGCGGGACCGATCTTCGAACAGTCGGCCGCCTACGAAATGCTCACGTTCATGGGGCCGGACGTGGCCGAGGGCTTGGCAGCGCTGCAGGAGCGGAGGTCGCCTCGTTTCCCGTCGGGTCAATGA
- a CDS encoding acyl-CoA thioesterase domain-containing protein yields the protein MSSDQPGAPVAGDLNELFDLERIDADLFRGLNEKTAPARPALFGGQVAGQALRAASLTVPEGRMPNSFHGYFLRPGQWQHPVILKVDRDRDGRSFSARHVSAVQEGKVIFSALASFHIHEESPDFSQPLPPAADPDDLPAERALVSMFASAFEFRPYPPVRPYGPEDYPLPARVWAKSTVRLPDDPVLHACALAYLSDIGSGFADGELEQFPRGGPSIDHAMWFHHPARVDEWILLWMWPLKAGGARGLYAGTAHDTAGRLLAVFNQEMIFGRVRPPPNPPSV from the coding sequence ATGAGTTCTGACCAGCCTGGCGCTCCCGTCGCGGGCGATCTCAACGAGCTGTTCGATCTCGAACGGATCGACGCCGATCTCTTCCGCGGTTTGAACGAGAAGACCGCTCCCGCCCGCCCGGCGCTCTTCGGCGGGCAGGTCGCCGGGCAGGCCTTGCGAGCGGCTTCGCTCACGGTGCCCGAAGGGAGGATGCCCAACTCGTTCCACGGATACTTCCTCCGCCCCGGTCAGTGGCAGCATCCGGTGATCCTCAAGGTGGATCGCGACCGCGACGGGAGGTCTTTTTCCGCCAGGCATGTGAGCGCCGTGCAGGAGGGCAAGGTCATCTTCAGCGCGCTCGCCTCGTTCCACATTCACGAAGAAAGCCCTGACTTCTCGCAGCCCCTTCCCCCCGCCGCCGATCCGGACGATCTTCCGGCCGAGCGCGCACTTGTGTCGATGTTCGCGTCGGCGTTCGAGTTTCGTCCTTACCCGCCGGTGCGGCCGTACGGCCCGGAGGACTATCCGCTCCCTGCGAGGGTCTGGGCAAAATCGACGGTGCGACTCCCGGACGATCCGGTGCTCCATGCTTGCGCGCTCGCATACCTGTCCGACATCGGTTCAGGATTCGCGGACGGCGAGTTGGAGCAGTTTCCCCGCGGCGGGCCGAGCATCGACCATGCGATGTGGTTCCATCATCCCGCTCGCGTCGACGAGTGGATCCTGCTTTGGATGTGGCCGCTCAAGGCCGGCGGAGCGCGCGGCCTGTATGCCGGGACCGCGCATGACACGGCCGGACGTCTTCTTGCCGTCTTCAACCAGGAGATGATCTTCGGCCGGGTACGTCCGCCCCCGAACCCCCCGTCCGTCTAG
- a CDS encoding bifunctional FO biosynthesis protein CofGH, which translates to MGSEELLDLPPDELLRTAMAVRDAAHGSRVTYSPKVFIPLTMLCRDRCGYCTFAKAPARIESPYLTSEQVLDIARRGAEAGCHEALFTLGERPEDRHPVARGWLDENGYRSTIDYLEAMCRLVIEETGLLPHANAGALFPEELAQLRAVTASQGMMVESLRPDLDAHKGSPDKEPDRRLATLDAAGKLRIPFTTGILVGIGEDRADRVAALEAIAASHARHGHVQEVIVQNFLPKRGTAMHRAPACSQEDFVDAIALARLILPPDIHLQAPPNLSDDFAVLLDAGIDDWGGVSPITADHVNPERPWPALDLLRDATESRGLALVPRLTIYPEYASKPEAWLDDQMRFPVLDRSDAEGLARDDPGSAFPQKVGEYKNVGDGAEVVLVGRRSTQWYSGADVDPPVLLPGRPRASGAVSDVLAGVRAGEEPDVEELVALFSARGPEVSAVAELADDLRRDSVGDVVTWVRNRNINYTNVCTFKCRFCGFSKGPLSLNLRGTPYLLTLDDIAQRAAEAWELGATEVCLQGGIHPDFDGDYYIDVTKAVKAAAPSIHVHGFTALEVTEGARRLREPLAEYLTRLMDAGLRTLPGTAAEILDDEVRAVLCPDKITTDEWLEAHRTAHSVGLRSNITIMFGSIESPVHWARHIVRTRELQKETGGFTEFVGLPFVHMAAPIYLQRKARRGPTWREVVLMHAVARIAYHGLIDNIQASWVKLGPDGARQLLMAGVNDLGGTLMNENISRAAGASHGQGMDEQGFREIVEPLGRTLEERTTVYGRVAPA; encoded by the coding sequence ATGGGTTCCGAGGAGCTGCTTGACCTTCCCCCCGACGAGTTGCTGAGGACGGCCATGGCCGTACGCGACGCGGCGCACGGGAGCCGGGTCACCTATTCGCCAAAAGTGTTCATCCCGCTGACCATGCTGTGCCGGGACCGATGCGGATACTGCACGTTCGCCAAGGCACCAGCTCGGATCGAGTCGCCCTACCTCACGTCTGAGCAGGTCTTGGATATCGCCAGGCGAGGTGCGGAAGCCGGCTGCCACGAGGCCCTCTTCACCCTCGGCGAGCGCCCCGAGGATAGGCACCCGGTGGCGCGCGGCTGGCTGGACGAAAACGGTTACCGCTCGACCATCGACTACCTCGAAGCGATGTGCCGCCTGGTGATCGAAGAGACCGGGCTGCTGCCCCACGCCAACGCCGGCGCCCTTTTTCCGGAGGAGCTCGCCCAGCTTCGAGCGGTCACGGCCAGCCAGGGAATGATGGTCGAGTCGCTGCGACCCGACCTGGACGCCCACAAGGGCTCACCCGACAAGGAGCCCGACCGCCGGCTGGCCACCCTCGATGCCGCGGGCAAGCTGCGCATTCCGTTCACGACGGGGATCCTCGTCGGCATCGGCGAGGACCGGGCCGACCGCGTCGCCGCACTCGAAGCGATCGCCGCCAGCCATGCCCGCCACGGGCACGTGCAGGAGGTCATCGTCCAGAACTTCCTCCCGAAGCGCGGGACCGCTATGCACCGAGCCCCAGCGTGCTCACAAGAGGATTTCGTCGACGCCATCGCGCTCGCCCGCCTCATACTTCCTCCCGACATACACCTCCAGGCGCCGCCGAACCTGTCCGACGATTTCGCCGTTCTACTCGACGCGGGAATCGACGACTGGGGTGGCGTGTCCCCCATCACCGCCGATCACGTCAACCCTGAAAGGCCGTGGCCGGCGCTGGACCTGCTCCGCGACGCAACCGAGTCACGAGGCCTCGCACTCGTGCCGCGGTTGACCATCTATCCCGAGTACGCGTCGAAGCCCGAGGCGTGGCTGGACGATCAGATGCGGTTCCCGGTTCTGGACCGCAGCGACGCGGAAGGACTCGCGCGAGACGATCCCGGCTCGGCGTTCCCGCAGAAGGTGGGCGAGTACAAGAACGTGGGGGACGGAGCAGAGGTAGTTCTAGTCGGCCGGCGATCCACGCAGTGGTACTCCGGCGCGGACGTCGATCCGCCTGTTTTGCTTCCGGGTAGGCCTCGCGCGTCCGGAGCGGTTTCGGATGTGCTGGCCGGCGTTCGGGCCGGAGAGGAGCCGGATGTCGAGGAACTGGTTGCCTTGTTCAGCGCGCGAGGTCCGGAGGTATCGGCTGTCGCAGAGCTTGCAGATGATCTCCGCCGCGACTCGGTCGGAGACGTCGTCACGTGGGTCCGCAACCGCAACATCAACTACACCAACGTTTGCACGTTCAAGTGCCGTTTCTGCGGATTCTCCAAGGGTCCTTTGTCGCTCAATCTGAGGGGAACCCCCTACCTGCTCACCCTCGACGACATCGCACAGAGAGCGGCCGAAGCGTGGGAGTTGGGCGCGACCGAGGTTTGTCTGCAGGGCGGGATCCATCCCGACTTCGACGGGGACTATTACATCGACGTCACCAAGGCGGTGAAGGCGGCCGCTCCTTCGATTCACGTGCACGGGTTTACGGCGCTCGAAGTGACCGAGGGTGCTCGGCGGTTGCGTGAGCCGCTCGCGGAATACTTGACGCGTTTGATGGACGCGGGGCTTCGAACGCTGCCGGGTACCGCGGCCGAGATCCTCGACGACGAAGTACGGGCGGTTCTCTGTCCCGACAAGATCACCACGGACGAGTGGCTGGAGGCGCACCGCACCGCACACTCGGTCGGTTTGCGGTCGAACATCACGATCATGTTCGGTTCGATCGAGAGTCCGGTCCACTGGGCTCGTCACATCGTCAGGACGAGGGAGCTCCAAAAGGAAACGGGCGGGTTCACCGAGTTCGTCGGGCTCCCGTTCGTCCACATGGCCGCGCCGATATACCTGCAGCGTAAGGCCAGACGAGGCCCGACCTGGCGCGAAGTGGTTCTCATGCACGCTGTCGCGCGCATCGCGTACCACGGATTGATCGACAACATCCAGGCTTCCTGGGTCAAACTCGGCCCCGACGGAGCCCGCCAGTTGCTCATGGCCGGCGTCAACGACCTCGGCGGGACCCTCATGAACGAGAACATCTCGCGCGCTGCGGGCGCGAGCCATGGGCAGGGCATGGACGAACAAGGCTTTCGCGAGATCGTCGAACCGCTCGGCAGAACCCTCGAGGAGAGGACGACGGTCTACGGTCGGGTCGCTCCGGCCTAG
- a CDS encoding DUF2993 domain-containing protein translates to MLRRVFLLGFLTTIVVIVALAVGADIAARVIAEHQIASRAKSSTGAQNTSSSINSFPFLYDLLVDGDARSVAVDLRGVPIGPLTVDRVDVHVRDVHIDKSKLLYHHKVRVTSISSATASLIITASDITSATGIPVTIAGNTVTASVAGVPIPVSVTVTGSDSLSFNVVGHRVLSFNLARSPVVPICPMQLTTRQSALQLSCTVSPVPASLIAALSSRS, encoded by the coding sequence TTGCTCCGACGGGTGTTCCTGCTTGGGTTCCTGACCACGATCGTCGTAATCGTCGCCCTGGCCGTCGGGGCGGACATCGCGGCGCGCGTAATCGCCGAGCATCAGATCGCAAGCCGGGCAAAGTCGTCCACCGGTGCGCAGAACACCTCGTCCAGCATCAACTCATTTCCGTTCCTCTACGACCTCCTCGTAGACGGGGACGCACGAAGTGTCGCAGTCGATCTGCGTGGTGTCCCGATCGGTCCCTTGACCGTCGATCGAGTAGACGTCCATGTCCGCGATGTTCACATCGACAAGTCGAAGCTTCTGTACCACCACAAGGTTCGGGTCACCTCCATCTCGTCCGCCACCGCCAGCTTGATCATCACCGCCTCGGACATCACTTCGGCTACCGGAATCCCGGTCACCATCGCGGGGAACACGGTGACAGCGAGCGTTGCCGGAGTTCCCATCCCGGTGTCGGTGACGGTGACCGGAAGCGACTCGCTCAGCTTCAACGTCGTGGGGCACCGGGTGTTGTCCTTCAACCTCGCCAGGAGCCCGGTCGTGCCGATTTGCCCGATGCAGCTGACGACCCGGCAGTCGGCGCTTCAGCTGTCCTGCACGGTTTCGCCCGTGCCTGCCTCTCTGATCGCGGCGCTTTCGTCGCGGTCGTGA
- a CDS encoding DUF6582 domain-containing protein codes for MATERQKQAARRNLEKARKVQSARAEGKKIPKMAPGMSTHDENRLDDTDFAFPDERKEPLTDAAHVRNAVARFNQVEGVTDAQRDRAWNRIVAAAKKFDIELGEGDWRELTTTSHR; via the coding sequence ATGGCTACGGAACGGCAGAAGCAAGCGGCTCGACGGAACCTTGAGAAGGCCCGAAAAGTTCAGAGCGCCAGGGCCGAGGGCAAGAAGATCCCCAAGATGGCACCCGGTATGAGCACCCACGACGAGAATCGCCTTGATGACACCGACTTCGCGTTTCCCGACGAACGGAAGGAACCCCTGACCGACGCCGCCCACGTACGCAACGCTGTCGCCCGCTTCAACCAGGTCGAAGGGGTCACCGACGCGCAGCGCGACCGAGCCTGGAACCGGATCGTGGCGGCGGCGAAGAAGTTCGACATCGAACTCGGCGAGGGCGATTGGAGAGAGTTGACGACAACCTCGCACCGCTAA